From a region of the Lactuca sativa cultivar Salinas chromosome 4, Lsat_Salinas_v11, whole genome shotgun sequence genome:
- the LOC111892296 gene encoding putative UPF0481 protein At3g02645, whose protein sequence is MAAKTLSSTTSSHSFKKMNINEHEWVESMRKSILEHEEEIDKVPVCIFTVPQVLLATDPESYIPQQIALGPFHHWREEVYEMQRYKLAAARRTQKNMNVSFERIVEIMKKNDEPRIRACYHKFLDMSGDALIWMMAVDMAFLLEFLQVYSMKEEGRVLKKVTSSMSHLVDASGTKLSHMAILRDLVKVENQIPLFLIKTMLEHQSKKANHEKSPEETLKSMLIGLYHELSPFQEKELPDVDINDCDHLLDFLYHMTVPNNKELGIMEAEIDIEEEAITEVNDEDKEETFAKETDLQRVMSYIWNLLSKSNAGLVNFFKKLIFGRPMALLMKLPWKILSNLPILKLMKEPMERMLVKFQGKGEENSEDDGGEPKVPTIEEITIPSVTEMANAGIIFSPVNGGILDITFDNITSTLYLPVVDLDVNSEVYLRNLVAYEACVAAGPLVVARYTELMNGIIDTEEDAKYLRERGIVLNHLKSDKEVADLWNGMSKSVKLTKVAKMDKVIEDVNKRYGRTWRVKMANFFNKYVFGSWKFLTVLAALFMLLLTGLQAFCSVYSCARVFHQLPDIQGGGTEGN, encoded by the coding sequence ATGGCCGCCAAAACCTTGTCCAGCACTACCAGTTCACACTCCTTCAAGAAGATGAATATTAATGAACACGAATGGGTGGAAAGCATGCGTAAATCGATCTTAGAACATGAGGAAGAGATCGACAAAGTCCCAGTTTGTATATTCACAGTCCCTCAAGTACTTCTAGCGACCGATCCCGAATCCTACATCCCACAGCAAATCGCGTTAGGTCCCTTCCACCATTGGCGCGAGGAGGTCTATGAAATGCAAAGGTACAAGCTTGCTGCGGCACGTAGAACCCAGAAAAATATGAACGTTAGCTTCGAACGTATCGTGGAGATAATGAAGAAAAACGATGAGCCTCGAATCCGTGCTTGCTACCATAAGTTTCTTGATATGTCAGGAGACGCGCTGATCTGGATGATGGCTGTTGACATGGCGTTTTTACTGGAATTCCTTCAGGTGTATTCCAtgaaagaagaaggacgggtacTCAAGAAAGTTACATCTTCGATGTCCCATTTGGTCGATGCTTCCGGGACGAAGTTATCACACATGGCGATTCTTCGTGATTTGGTGAAGGTGGAGAACCAGATCCCGTTGTTTCTGATCAAGACGATGTTGGAGCATCAATCCAAGAAAGCTAATCATGAAAAGTCACCTGAAGAGACGTTGAAGTCGATGCTGATAGGTTTGTACCATGAGCTTTCTCCGTTTCAAGAAAAGGAGTTGCCAGATGTTGACATCAACGACTGTGATCACCTGCTAGACTTTTTGTACCACATGACTGTGCCAAACAACAAAGAGCTCGGGATCATGGAGGCTGAGATTGACATCGAAGAAGAAGCTATCACTGAAGTCAACGATGAAGATAAAGAAGAAACTTTTGCAAAGGAAACTGATCTTCAACGGGTCATGAGTTATATATGGAACCTCCTCTCGAAATCCAACGCAGGGCTCGTGAACTTTTTCAAGAAACTCATTTTCGGGAGACCAATGGCTCTCCTAATGAAATTGCCATGGAAGATCTTATCAAATCTTCCCATACTCAAACTCATGAAAGAACCCATGGAGCGAATGCTGGTGAAGTTTCAGGGTAAAGGAGAGGAGAATTCAGAAGACGACGGTGGCGAACCGAAGGTACCAACCATCGAGGAAATCACCATCCCATCAGTCACCGAAATGGCCAATGCAGGGATCATTTTCTCACCCGTTAATGGCGGAATTTTGGACATTACTTTCGATAATATAACATCTACACTCTACCTCCCAGTAGTCGATCTGGATGTAAACTCAGAGGTTTATCTGAGAAACTTAGTAGCATACGAAGCTTGTGTTGCAGCAGGGCCATTGGTGGTGGCTCGATACACAGAGCTAATGAACGGAATAATCGATACTGAAGAAGATGCAAAGTATTTGCGAGAGAGAGGAATAGTTTTGAACCATTTGAAGAGCGATAAGGAAGTTGCAGATCTGTGGAACGGGATGAGCAAGTCTGTGAAGTTGACGAAAGTGGCGAAGATGGATAAAGTGATTGAAGATGTGAACAAGAGGTATGGTAGAACATGGAGGGTGAAAATGGCGAATTTCTTTAACAAATACGTGTTTGGATCGTGGAAGTTTCTCACAGTGTTGGCTGCTTTGTTTATGCTCTTATTGACGGGACTGCAAGCTTTCTGTTCAGTGTATAGCTGTGCTCGTGTGTTTCATCAGCTTCCAGATATTCAAGGAGGGGGGACTGAGGGGAACTAG